The genomic segment CCAGAACTTCCGCCCGCCGAGGATGCGTGCCGCGGCCTCCACCGCCCGGTCGGTGAGATCGGTGAACCCGCGCGACCCCGTCGCCCGCCCCGAGAGCACGTCGGCGAGCGTCGTCATCAGCCCGCTCTCCCACACGAGGTGGATCGGGTACACGCCGTTCTTCTTCCACCACGCGGTCTGGTGGTGCGCCGTCCGCAGGCCCGCCGCCTTGTCGGTGAGCCCGCCGTGCGCCCAGATCAGCACCGGCACCGGAGCGGGCACGTCGCCCGCCGGCGCCTTCTTCACCTGCTGCTCGACGAACGCCGCGAGGTCCTGCTCGATCATCCGCCGCACGTCATCGGCGGTCGTCGCGAACGCGTCCACGCTCGCCGGTCGAGCGGTCGACGTCGCGTCCAGCTTGCCGTCGGCGGTGTGCACGACGTGCTTGCGCAGGGCGGCGAGGTCGGCGGGGCGGAGGTCCGCGCCGCGGGCGGCGGTGGTCGTGTCGGCCATGGTGTGACGTCCTGTCTGGTTCGAAGTGGCGGTGGGTGGTGCGGCGCCCGTCAGCGGGGCTCGAGTCTCGCGCGGGGGTCGGCGAAGACGGTGAAGGCGAGCGAGGTCAGGTCGCCCGCCTCGCGGGCGGCGCGGCGCGCGGCGAGCACGGCGTCGCCGAGCGTGGCGTGCTCGCCGAGCGTCTGCTCGTAGAAGGTGCGCACGAAGGCCGCGGTGACGTCGTCGCGCACGGCCCACGAGCAGCCGATGAAGACGCCGACGCCGCCGCGCAGGAACGCCTCGGCGAAGCCGCCGAGTCCGGTCGCGCCCGAGCGCAGGCGGCCCACGTCGCACGCGCTGAGGAAGACGAAGGGAGCGGATGCCGCGGCGGCCGCGTCCTCGAGCTCCGGCAGGTCGCGCCGCGCGTCGGAGTCGGTGTAGGCGGCCGAGCCGTCGTCCTCCTCCGACCAGGTCGCGAACGCGATCTCCTGGCCCGGCGGCGCCGCGTCCCGCCAGCGGCCGTGCCCGGCGAAGTGGAGCAGGTCGAATCCGCTCGCGATCTGCTCCCGCAGCTGCGCCGGATCGGCCGCCGAGCGCGGCGCGGCCGCGAGCAGGGTGGCCAGCGCCGCCACCTCCTCGCCCGCCCGCGGCAGCCGGTAGTCCGGATTGACGTATTCGGGCGCGATCGCCAGCACCCGCGTCGCGTCGACGGGCACGACGGTCGGCCGAGGCGTCCCGTACATCCAGCGCATGAGTCCCAGGTCGCCGAGGAAGTACCGGTCCGGGTCGGGTCGCTGCTTCCCGACCGGCACGAGGTGCACGATCTCCCACGGGATGTCGAGCTCGCCCGAGGTCTGCAGCACCACCTGCGAGAGCCGGCGGCGACGGCGCCACAGCAGCTCGTTGATCTCGTCGCCCAGGAGCTCACCGGCGATGCGGGCGCCGAGCGAGCGCACCTCGCGCCGCACCGTCTCGGCGGCCTCGTCGGGATCGTCCTCGGCCTCGGCCACGAACTCCCGGCGGATCCTCGCGAGCTCCGCGTACACGCCCTCCACGTACGCCGCCTTGTCGTCGAGGCGGACGACGTGCCGCTTCACCGTCCGCCCGATCTTCGCCGTGATGACGAGGTCGGACCTCCCGCGCGAGATGGTCTCGTCGACGGCGATCGTGGGCAGGTCGGCGATCTCTCGGGGCGGGACGGCGACGGATGCCGCGACCAGCCGCAGGTCCGGCTCCTGCGGCTGCAACTCCTCATCGGCCGGCCGGATCGCGGCGCTCACCGCGAGGACGGCCAGCGGTGTGACCACCGGAGGCTGCGTGAAGGTCACCGTGATGTGGCCGCGGCCCGGCTCCTCGCCGATGAGGCGGAAGACCAGCCGGCGCGGCTCCTCGCCGGGCGCGGGCAGCGTCGTGGTCACGGCCGCCGGGGTGCCGTCGGCCGGCGCGAAGCCTCGCAGCTGCACGCCGACCTCGATCTCGCGGGTGGGGTCGAAGCGGGCGACCGCCTTCTTGCGCGACGTGCCCTTCGTCGGCGTGAGGTCGCTCACCGACAGGCGGACGACGGCCTCGAACACCACGCCCTCGACGACCGCGGACGGCACCTCGGCGTCGACGAACGCCGGCACCGGGGTGGCGCCGTCCAGTGCGCCGGCCGTGCCGCCGCTGGGCTCTGCATCCGGCGCGGGCTCGGGCATCGCCGGTGGCGGGGGCGGTGCCGCGGGCGCCGGCGGGGGAGGCGGTGCCGACTCTGCGAGCGGCGGCTCGGCCATGACGTCCGGTCCACCCCCCATCCCCATGCCGCCGCCCGCGACTTCGTCTTCGAGCTCGCGCATCGCGGCCTCGTCCGTGCCCGCCACCACGGTCAGGTGCAGCACCTCGCCGGGTGCCACGTTCAGGTGGGCGGCGAATCCGTCGTCGCGCCGCCGCAGGACGACCCACTGGGCGATCCCGTCCCGCACCACGATCGCGGCGTACCGCAGCCCTTCGGGCGCTCGCACGAGCAGGGTCGCCGTGCCGCCGGCGAGTCCGCGGACCACCGCGTCGGCCACGGCGGTGATCCCGCGCCGGTCGGGTACGGCATCCGTGATCGCGTGCACGTCCGCCACGACGGCGTCGGCGTCGCCCGCGACCTCGACGATGCCCCGTGGCGCCTCGGGAACCAGAGCCATCTCGACCCCCTCGCTCCGGCGCCCCCCGAGCGCCGTCACCCTGCGATCCGAGGAGCGCAGTCGGTGCACAGCATATGAGCACGCTCCTTGCCGCACCAGAGTCCGCAAGTCCCGCGGCTGATACGCCAGGACAGCGGATGCCTCCCCTGCGCGACCGCGCGGCTACCAGGAGCGGAGCTTGTCGGCGACGGACTCGTATTCGGCCGCCGGCAGCGCCAGCTGCACCGCCTCAGCGACCGTCAGTTCGGCGCCCGCCGCTTCACCGGCGGCCACGCTCTGCGGATCGTGGCCGCGGAGGATCTCGAGGTAGGGCGTGTGGACGGTGAACGCCTGCACGTCGAAGATGCCGATCCGGCGGCGGATCTCGCCGGCGGCCACCGCGAGCGCAGCCGCCCGCCACGCCTCGCCGTGCGCGGCGGCGACGGCGCACACGCCCTCCAGCCCGTAGGCGACACCCTCCTCGTAGTGCAGTCCGATCGACAGCAGCAGCGTGTGCACGA from the Microbacterium atlanticum genome contains:
- a CDS encoding CHAT domain-containing protein: MALVPEAPRGIVEVAGDADAVVADVHAITDAVPDRRGITAVADAVVRGLAGGTATLLVRAPEGLRYAAIVVRDGIAQWVVLRRRDDGFAAHLNVAPGEVLHLTVVAGTDEAAMRELEDEVAGGGMGMGGGPDVMAEPPLAESAPPPPPAPAAPPPPPAMPEPAPDAEPSGGTAGALDGATPVPAFVDAEVPSAVVEGVVFEAVVRLSVSDLTPTKGTSRKKAVARFDPTREIEVGVQLRGFAPADGTPAAVTTTLPAPGEEPRRLVFRLIGEEPGRGHITVTFTQPPVVTPLAVLAVSAAIRPADEELQPQEPDLRLVAASVAVPPREIADLPTIAVDETISRGRSDLVITAKIGRTVKRHVVRLDDKAAYVEGVYAELARIRREFVAEAEDDPDEAAETVRREVRSLGARIAGELLGDEINELLWRRRRRLSQVVLQTSGELDIPWEIVHLVPVGKQRPDPDRYFLGDLGLMRWMYGTPRPTVVPVDATRVLAIAPEYVNPDYRLPRAGEEVAALATLLAAAPRSAADPAQLREQIASGFDLLHFAGHGRWRDAAPPGQEIAFATWSEEDDGSAAYTDSDARRDLPELEDAAAAASAPFVFLSACDVGRLRSGATGLGGFAEAFLRGGVGVFIGCSWAVRDDVTAAFVRTFYEQTLGEHATLGDAVLAARRAAREAGDLTSLAFTVFADPRARLEPR